The DNA region TGGAGTCGACGGTGGTGGCCTGCCTCGACGGCACGCCGCGGCTGCTGCGGCCCGGCGGCGTCACCCGGGCAGCGCTCCGGGCGGTGCTCGGCCTCGATCCGGCGACGCCCGAGGCGGCGGATGCCGACCGTCCGGCGGGCCCGGGCATGCTGGCCTCGCACTACGCGCCGCGGGCGCGGGTCCGCCTCGACGCGGTGCGGATCGAGCCCGGCGAGGCGGTCCTGCTGTTCGGGTCTGTCCTACCCGCCGGTCACGAGACCGCGCGGGCCAGTCTCAACCTGAGCCCGGCGGGCGACCCCGCGGAGGCCGCGGCCCGGCTGTTCGGCGCCCTGCGCGACCTCGACGCCTCGGGGGCCGAGACCATCGCGGTGGCGCCGATCCCCGGGGTCGGCCTCGGCGAGGCGATCCGCGACCGCCTCGCCCGGGCGGCCGCGCCCCGCTGACGGGGAGAAATTTTCGCCGGCTGCGGAACAGAGTTCGGCCTGATCCGTTTACTGATCACGAAGGCCTTCTCAGCCCCCAATGGCCTTTTTCCTTTCAGGCTCGGAGCAATCCGAGCCTTTTTTCTTGCCTTCTCAGTCTCGGGCCAGCTTGGCCGCGATCCCCGCGACATGGCGCCCCTGGAAGCGCGCGCCCTCCAGTTCGACGGCGCTCGGCTGGCGGGACCCGTCGCCGTCCGCGATCGTGCTGGCGCCGTAGGGCGTGTTGCCCTTCACCGCCTCGACGCCGGCCTGGCCCTGGAAGCTGTAGGGCAGGCCGACCACCACCATGCCGTGGTGGAACAGCACCGTGTGGAAGCTCGTCAGCGTCGTCTCCTGGCCGCCGTGCTGCGAGGCCGTGGAGGTGAAGACCGAGCCGACCTTGCCGACCAGCGCGCCCTTCATCCAGAGGCCGCCGGTCTGGTCGATGAACTGCTTCATCTGCGAGGCCATGTTGCCGTAGCGGGTCGGGGTGCCGAAGATGATCGCGTCGTAGTCGGCGAGTTCGGCGACCGTCGCGACCGGCGCCGCCTGATCGAGCTTGAAGTGGCTCTGCCGGGCGACCTCCTCCGGCACCAGCTCGGGCACGCGCTTCACGACGACCTCGGCCCCCGTCTCGCGGGCGCCCTCGGCGACGGCGTAGGCCATCTGCTCCACGTGGCCGTAGGTCGAGTAGTACAGCACCAGAACCTTCGCCATGGAATGGTCTCTCCTGCGTGTCGGACGTCCGGCCGAATCGTCGGCCGGCGGATGGCCCCTGCATCGCGCATTTGCCGCCTTGCAAGAATGCCCCGACATGCAAGAACGATCTTGCACAGATGCAAGGATCCGGGCTTGGCGCTCGATTGGGACGAATTCCGGTTCGTGAAGGCCGTGGCCGACCGGGGCGGCCTGACCGCGGCGGCGGCCGAGCTCGGCATCAACCACTCGACGGCGTTCCGGCGCCTCGCCGCCCTGGAGGCGCGGCTCGGCACGCGCCTGTTCGAGCGGCTGCGCACGGGCTACGTACCGACCGCCGCCGGGCAGGCGATGGCCGAGGCGGCCGGGCGGATCGAGGCGGACGTGACGCGCTTCGCGCGCGCGGTGGCGGGACAGGGCGAGACGCCGTCCGGCGAGTTGCGGGTGACGGCGCCGGCCGGCTTCGCCGCCGAGCTGCTGATGCCGATGCTGGCGGGCTTCGCGGAGCGCTACCCGGAGATCCGCATCGAGCTCATCCTCGCCGAGGCGACGCTCAACCTCTCGCGCCGGGATGCCGACGTGGCGATCCGGATCAGCCGGGAACCGAGCGAGACCCTGGTCGGGCGTCGACTCGCCCTCACCGCGTGGGCGGTCTACGGCCGCGCCGATCGCGCCTACGGCGACCTGGCCCGCGAGACGTGGATCAGCCCGAGTCCGCTGGTGGCGGGGGGTTCGCTCACGCGCTTCGTGGAGGCGCGGGCACCATCCGACCGCGTCCGCCTGCGGATCAACGCGGTGCTGGGCCTGGAGGCGGCGGTCGAGGCCGGCCTCGGCATCGGCCCGCTCCCCTGCTTCACGGCCGACGTCAACCCGGCGCTGCGCCGCCTGTCGGGGCCGCACCCCGAACTCGGGGCGGATCTGTGGATCCTGACGCATCCGGACCTGCGCCACGCGGCGCGGGTCCGGGCCTTCATGGAGCACGTCGCCGAGGCGCTGCTGCCGTTGCGGGCGCGGTTCGAGGGCCGATGACCCGCCTCAGCGGATCTCGACCACCTCGACCTCGTGTCCGTTCACCTCGACCACGTCGCCGGTCGTCTTGCCGGTGATCGCGCGGGCGAGCGGCGCCACGTACGAGATCGAGCCCTTGTGCGGGTCGGCCTCGTCCTCGCCGACGATCCGGAAGGTCTGCCGGGTCTCCTTGCCGGACTCGTCCTCGCGGACCACCGTGACGGTCGAGCCGAACTGCACGGTGTCGCCGCCCTTGGGCTCGACGAGCTGGGCGGTGTTCTTCCGGGCCGCCCAGTAGCGCAGGTCGCGCCCGATGCGGGAATCCTCCGCCTTGTCGGCGGGATCCAGCGAGGCGACCTCCTTCTCCAGGCGCGCGACCTCGGCCTCGATCTGCGCGAGCCCCTCCGGCGTGACGAAGTTCGTGTGCGGCGAGATCGGCCGATCCGGCAGATTCTCGAACGCTTCCCCACCCTCGGGCTCTTTGACGAATGCGACGCTCATGAAGACGCCAACACGCCAGGTACGGCAAAGGTTCCCGCGCGACGGTGGTCCGGCCGGACCGGCGTTCTCGCCGTGGCGGCGCGCCTGCTAGGACGGGGCGGCCGGATCCTCATCCACGAGGGGCACCCCGTCGCGAACATGTCCGGGCCGCGGGAGGAGAGGCCGCTCCTGGCCCGGTACTCCTCCATCCGCATCGCCCCCCGCTCCCGCGCGAGGAGGCGGAACGCCGCCTGACGGGCGCCGGAGCTACCCGACCTCCACCACGGTCCGGCCCCGCACCCTGCCGGCCAGGATCTCGTCGCCGAGCCGGCCGACCTCCTCCAGGCCGACCTTGCTCGTCATGGCGGCGAGCTTGTCGAGGTCGAGCTCCCGGGCGAGGCGCGCCCAGGCCGCGCGCCGCTTCTTCTGCGGGGTCGTGACGCTGTTGATGCCGAGCAGCGAGACGCCGCGGAGGATGAACGGCGCCACCGAGGTCGGCAGGTCCATGCCCTGCGCCAGCCCGCAGGCCGCGACGGCGCCGTCCGCCCGGGTCATGGCGAGGACGTTGGCGAGGGTCGTCGAGCCCACGGCGTCGACGCCCGCGGCCCAGCGCTCCTTGCCGAGGGGCTTGCCGGGCTTCGACAGTTCGGCCCGGTCGACGATCTCGGCGGCGCCGAGCCCCTTCAGGTAATCGGACTCGCCGTCCCGGCCGGTGGAGGCGACCACGTGCCAGCCCGCCCGGGCGAGGAGCGCCACCGCGACGGAGCCGACCCCGCCCGAGGCGCCGGTGACGATGACCGGGCCGTGCTCCGGCTTCACCCCGTGGGCGTCCAGCGCCATGCAGCACAGCATCGCCGTGTAGCCGGCGGTGCCCACCGCCATGGCCTGCTCGGCCGTGAGCCCCTGGGGCAGCGGCACCAGCCAGTCGCCCCGGACCCGGGCGCGCTGCGCGTAGGCGCCGAGATGCGTCTCGCCGACGCCCCAGCCGGTGAGCACGACCGCGTCGCCCGGCCTGTACTCCGGATGGTCCGAGGTCTCGACGATCCCCGAGAAGTCGATGCCGGGGATCATCGGAAAGCGGCGCACCACCGGCGACTTGCCGGTGAGCGCGAGGCCGTCCTTGTAGTTCAGGGTCGAGTGCGTCACCCGCACGGTGACGTCGCCGTCCATCAGGTCGGCGTCGTCGAAATCCCTGAAGGCGAGGCCCTGGCCGGCCTCGCTCTTCTCGACCACCCAGGCCTTGAACGTCCCCATCGTCACCTCCCGTGCTGCGCGGTGAGGTGTGGCCGGGACGCCCGGAATCAAGGCGACGGCGGTCGTTGCCGGCTCAGTATCCCTCGTACCGGCTGCCCGTGTAGAAGCCGAGCCCGACGCCGATATCCGAGGAGCTGGCCCCGGTGATGCCGAGGGCGTCCGGGATCGAGCCGACGAGCGGGCCACCGTAGGCCGCGGGCCGGTAGCCGTAGCCCCCGCCGTAACCGCCGCCGATCGGCGCCCAGCCGGCCCGG from Methylobacterium sp. NMS14P includes:
- the greA gene encoding transcription elongation factor GreA, whose translation is MSVAFVKEPEGGEAFENLPDRPISPHTNFVTPEGLAQIEAEVARLEKEVASLDPADKAEDSRIGRDLRYWAARKNTAQLVEPKGGDTVQFGSTVTVVREDESGKETRQTFRIVGEDEADPHKGSISYVAPLARAITGKTTGDVVEVNGHEVEVVEIR
- the wrbA gene encoding NAD(P)H:quinone oxidoreductase yields the protein MAKVLVLYYSTYGHVEQMAYAVAEGARETGAEVVVKRVPELVPEEVARQSHFKLDQAAPVATVAELADYDAIIFGTPTRYGNMASQMKQFIDQTGGLWMKGALVGKVGSVFTSTASQHGGQETTLTSFHTVLFHHGMVVVGLPYSFQGQAGVEAVKGNTPYGASTIADGDGSRQPSAVELEGARFQGRHVAGIAAKLARD
- a CDS encoding LysR family transcriptional regulator; its protein translation is MALDWDEFRFVKAVADRGGLTAAAAELGINHSTAFRRLAALEARLGTRLFERLRTGYVPTAAGQAMAEAAGRIEADVTRFARAVAGQGETPSGELRVTAPAGFAAELLMPMLAGFAERYPEIRIELILAEATLNLSRRDADVAIRISREPSETLVGRRLALTAWAVYGRADRAYGDLARETWISPSPLVAGGSLTRFVEARAPSDRVRLRINAVLGLEAAVEAGLGIGPLPCFTADVNPALRRLSGPHPELGADLWILTHPDLRHAARVRAFMEHVAEALLPLRARFEGR
- the acuI gene encoding acrylyl-CoA reductase (NADPH) → MGTFKAWVVEKSEAGQGLAFRDFDDADLMDGDVTVRVTHSTLNYKDGLALTGKSPVVRRFPMIPGIDFSGIVETSDHPEYRPGDAVVLTGWGVGETHLGAYAQRARVRGDWLVPLPQGLTAEQAMAVGTAGYTAMLCCMALDAHGVKPEHGPVIVTGASGGVGSVAVALLARAGWHVVASTGRDGESDYLKGLGAAEIVDRAELSKPGKPLGKERWAAGVDAVGSTTLANVLAMTRADGAVAACGLAQGMDLPTSVAPFILRGVSLLGINSVTTPQKKRRAAWARLARELDLDKLAAMTSKVGLEEVGRLGDEILAGRVRGRTVVEVG